ATCTTTTCTTAAGAAATATCATGCACGAGCTAAAAACGCCTATCACAAAGGGGCTGATCGCTGCTCAAATGATAGAAAAAAGTAAGAACCAAGAGAGGCTCATCTCTGTCTTTCATAAGCTTGAAAATTTGATAAACGAGCTTGCAGCGATCGAGCAGATCACTTCAAAGATAGGACTTACCAATAAAACACCTTATCTTATGAGAGATCTCATCGATGAGGCTATCGATATAGCGATGGTTGAAAAGGAGCATGTTGGTATCAGCGAGCTTGATGAGGTTAGGGTGATGGTTGATTTTAAGCTATTTTCAGTCGCTATAAAAAATATGATAGATAATGGTATAAAGTATTCAACCGATAAGCACGTAAATATCATGGTTAGCAAGGATCATATGAAATTTATAACCCAAGGCGAGAAGCTAAAAAACGACCTTGACTTTTACATCCAGCCATTTATCAAAGGCGAGGATGCGCAAAAGAGCTTTGGTCTAGGTTTATATATAGTTAGCAACATCCTTGAGGCTCATGGACTAAAATTTGGCTATGAATACAAAAATGGAATGAATGTCTTTATTTTTGAAAATTTACAAGATATAATAGTGGCGTAAAATCAAAACCGCAAAAAAAGGAGTGTAAAAATGGCGGCAAAAATCTTCTCAGCAGTTGATATTTTATCAATAATCGATCTTGAGATAGCTTTTATAAAGCGATACAAAAACGTAAAGGACTATGCGAAAAATTTATCTCTGATATATTTTTCTTTGCCAAATAGTAAAGAATATGGCGAAATTTTTGAAAAAATCCTAAGACAAACAGACGTTGTCATAAGAGAAAATGAACACTACGTAGTCGTGCTTCACGGCACAAACGAAAGAGGCGCTAGCGAGCTACTAACTGGCATACAAGAGTTTTTAAACGCTGAGCCGATCGATCTAGTAGTTACCTATCCAAAAGATGGAAAAGACGCAAAAGAGCTTGCTATAAAACTTCAAGATGAGATAAAAGATAACTACGGTGTCTTGCTTGAGATGCTTGTAAATCAAGATAAATTTGAAGTTTTTGAAAGTATAATTTAATATAATTTTGTGGAGTTTATTTGGAGAATTTACTACTATTTTTTTGCAGTTTTGCTTATAACTAGCATTCTTTTAAGTAAGATCTCTGATAAATTTGGAATTCCATCTTTAATAATATTTTTAGGCGTTGGCATGCTGGCTGGCTCAGATGGCTTGCTGGGCGTAAATTTTGATGATCAAATGATCGCTCAAAATGTCGGCATGCTAGCACTTATTTTTATACTTTATGCTGGTGGGCTAGATACTGATTTTGCAGCGATTAAACCTATCTTTGTTAGAGGTTTAGCGCTTGCTACACTTGGTGTTTTCTTAACCGCGCTAGCTATCGCTCCAGTAGCAAAATATCTGCTTGATTTTACCTGGGCGGAGGCCTTTTTGCTAGGCTCCATTATCTCTTCAACAGACGCAGCAGCGGTATTTGCCATACTAAGAGCCAAGAAAATTTCACTTAGAAATAGCATTGCGCCATTGCTTGAACTTGAATCTGGCTCAAACGATCCAATGGCGATATTTTTAACTATGACGATCATTCAAATGATCTCACTAAATAGCACTCCAAGTGTGTCGGAGTGGGCGATCACACTTGTTAAGCAGTTTAGCATAGGTATCGCTATGGGCTATTTATTTGGCGTTGCTTTGCCAGCCATCTTTAATAGACTTCGCCTAAAAAGCTGGGGCCTTTATCCGGTTTTTTCTATCGCTTGGATATTGCTTTTATATACGCTTTGCTTTAAAATCGGTGGCAATGGCTATTTGGCTGTTTATATTGCTGGAATTTTTATAAATAAAAAAGAGTTTTCTCACAAGAAAAATTTAGTCGGTTTTCACGACGGTATCGCTTGGACGATGCAGATAGTGGTCTTTTTAACACTTGGTCTTTTGGTAAATCCATCACAACTTCCTGCAACTTCGCTGTTAGCGCTTGTTTTGGCCTTGTGGCTTATGTTTTTTGCAAGACCACTTGGTGTTTTTGCATCGCTTGCATTTTCAAAATTTAAGATAAATGA
Above is a window of Campylobacter concisus DNA encoding:
- a CDS encoding pyridoxal-5'-phosphate-dependent protein, whose amino-acid sequence is MAAKIFSAVDILSIIDLEIAFIKRYKNVKDYAKNLSLIYFSLPNSKEYGEIFEKILRQTDVVIRENEHYVVVLHGTNERGASELLTGIQEFLNAEPIDLVVTYPKDGKDAKELAIKLQDEIKDNYGVLLEMLVNQDKFEVFESII
- a CDS encoding potassium/proton antiporter, yielding MEFIWRIYYYFFAVLLITSILLSKISDKFGIPSLIIFLGVGMLAGSDGLLGVNFDDQMIAQNVGMLALIFILYAGGLDTDFAAIKPIFVRGLALATLGVFLTALAIAPVAKYLLDFTWAEAFLLGSIISSTDAAAVFAILRAKKISLRNSIAPLLELESGSNDPMAIFLTMTIIQMISLNSTPSVSEWAITLVKQFSIGIAMGYLFGVALPAIFNRLRLKSWGLYPVFSIAWILLLYTLCFKIGGNGYLAVYIAGIFINKKEFSHKKNLVGFHDGIAWTMQIVVFLTLGLLVNPSQLPATSLLALVLALWLMFFARPLGVFASLAFSKFKINEQIFISWVGLRGVVPVVLATYVYVDGMRDADMIFNIIFFMVLISILIQGMSLGFAADKFKVKESEQEDVKAVENSPILSYTLHQHTIHYGSKLIGKDLAQLELPTEFLIILIKRKNEYQKPTGSTIFEENDLLLIQCENQVLYQDTIKYLTY